One window from the genome of Salvia splendens isolate huo1 chromosome 9, SspV2, whole genome shotgun sequence encodes:
- the LOC121748179 gene encoding uncharacterized protein LOC121748179: MAGKSRKKLSKSNSSRGRRPPGFSSSALFVEGGFLSSDWTPFDSPPSRGRKRNNGGNGNSRSGNGKGSASQSKSWPAQDRRSETNARGNNAVGYQYPQENAFVDEVGNQDKIFDASNPLVLISSEKNPIVAYLDEEPVKETPSVEYMYDYTTNFTLDESSHRGLGFCDEMDTTADVIESSSKMEVKDYDSDDLSSSEEAEDLMAEMSPKEDSGYVLIGGAKIYAHDISDEDDEAEEEDDESSDDDGSGSSLTEADSGTSENDDSSYSGSDIDDELAEDYLEGIGGSGNFINVDQLTGKMSDVSDDDSSENSLDETLQKLGGIDLQEASREYGMQKPEQVRKYRPGNTKSTPIKFAKPSALDDILLIKDIRAISGKKKHVARVSQTWPPEARKSKKHRRLPGEKKKQRNETIATKRRDRMMNRGVDLQKINLKMQRMVLNGGDILSFTPMYPRDCTQVRRLAAIYRLQSDCQGSGKKRFVTVLRTHHTSLPSSNDKIRLEKLIGANDDEADFSVIGGKPVKGHASTAKKNAKGGIAIPAGSQSSRRKPSKNSATYLDSKDGKRNKTGKTGSYSAQPLSFISSGVMNTEIFELKATESSDTKDKPASNSVEYGAFEVHTTGFGSKMMAKMGYVGGGGLGKDGQGMAQPIEVSQRPKSLGLGAEAPEATIKSPNTAPQTKSAGRGGARSSETNRKPMKIKEVSQESKMGSFEKHTKGFGSKMMARMGFMEGMGLGRDAQGIVDPLSAVRRPKSMGLGASG; this comes from the exons ATGGCTGGAAAAAGCAGAAAAAAGCTTAGCAAATCAAATAGCAGCCGGGGACGAAGGCCTCCCGGTTTCTCTTCCTCCGCCCTCTTCGTGGAAGGTGGATTTTTATCGTCAGATTGGACCCCCTTCGATTCGCCCCCTTCTAGAG GGCGGAAACGGAATAACGGGGGAAATGGGAATTCGAGATCCGGGAATGGGAAAGGTAGCGCTTCTCAATCGAAATCATGGCCGGCTCAGGATCGGAGGAGCGAGACTAATGCCAGGGGAAATAATGCTGTTGGGTACCAGTATCCACAG GAAAATGCATTTGTAGATGAAGTTGGAAATCAGGACAAGATTTTTGATGCATCAAATCCTCTAGTGTTGATCAGTTCAGAGAAGAATCCCATTGTTGCCTACCTAGATGAGGAGCCCGTTAAGGAAACTCCTAGTGTAGAGTACATGTATGACTACACGACTAATTTTACACTCGATGAAAGCTCACACAGAGGGTTGGGGTTTTGTGATGAAATGGACACGACTGCTGATGTTATAGAATCCTCGTCTAAAATGGAAGTGAAAGATTATGATTCTGATGACCTATCTTCCTCCGAGGAAGCTGAGGATTTGATGGCTGAGATGTCTCCAAAGGAAGATTCAGGTTATGTGCTAATTGGTGGCGCTAAAATATATGCACACGATATCTCGGATGAGGATGACGAggctgaagaagaagatgacgaATCAAGTGATGATGATGGATCAGGATCATCTCTCACAGAAGCTGACTCTGGAACTTCTGAGAATGATGATTCGTCATATAGTGGTTCAGACATTGACGATGAGCTTGCTGAAGATTATCTTGAGGGAATTGGTGGGTCTGGCAACTTCATCAATGTGGATCAGCTGACGGGGAAAATGTCTGATGTATCTGATGATGACAGTTCTGAAAACAGCCTTGATGAAACTCTGCAAAAGTTAGGAGGGATTGATCTTCAAGAGGCATCAAGGGAGTATGGCATGCAAAAGCCTGAACAAGTTAGAAAATATCGACCAGGAAATACAAAATCAACTCCTATTAAATTTGCCAAGCCATCTGCTCTGGACGACATATTGCTTATTAAAGATATTAGAGCTATTTCTGGAAAGAAAAAACATGTTGCTCGAGTATCGCAGACATGGCCTCCTGAGGCTCGCAAGAGCAAAAAGCATAGGAGATTGCCAG gagaaaaaaagaaacaacGTAACGAAACCATTGCAACAAAGCGTCGAGACCGAATGATGAACCGTGGTGTAGATCTTCAGAAGATAAATTTG AAAATGCAACGAATGGTTCTTAATGGTGGAGATATCCTTTCCTTCACTCCTATGTATCCACGTGATTGTACTCAG GTTCGTAGATTAGCTGCAATCTATCGCTTGCAAAGTGATTGCCAAGGATCCGGCAAGAAGAG GTTTGTGACAGTGTTGCGTACACATCACACATCACTGCCCTcttcaaatgataaaattcgCCTGGAGAAG CTGATTGGAGCTAATGATGACGAAGCTGATTTCTCTGTTATTGGTGGTAAGCCTGTCAAGGGACATGCATCCACCGCAAAGAAGAATGCCAAAGGTGGCATTGCCATCCCTGCTGGCTCACAATCTTCCCGGAGAAAACCAAGTAAGAACTCCGCTACCTACCTTGATAGCAAGGATGGAAAAAGGAACAAGACAGGTAAAACAGGCTCTTATTCCGCCCAGCCCCTTTCTTTCATCTCTAGTGGTGTTATGAACACTGAAATATTTGAGCTGAAAGCCACTGAATCAAGCGACACAAAAGACAAACCTGCGTCCAACTCGGTGGAATATGGTGCATTTGAGGTTCACACCACTGGGTTTGGGTCGAAAATGATGGCTAAGATGGGATATGTGGGAGGCGGCGGCCTAGGTAAGGACGGTCAGGGCATGGCACAGCCCATTGAAGTGTCTCAGAGGCCTAAATCACTTGGATTGGGCGCAGAGGCTCCTGAAGCTACTATTAAATCTCCAAACACAGCACCTCAGACCAAATCAGCTGGACGTGGTGGTGCCAGGTCTTCTGAAACGAATCGTAAACCAATGAAAATTAAGGAAGTGAGTCAGGAGAGTAAGATGGGATCGTTTGAGAAGCATACGAAGGGATTTGGGTCGAAAATGATGGCGAGGATGGGTTTCATGGAAGGCATGGGACTTGGCAGGGATGCTCAAGGGATCGTCGATCCTTTGAGTGCTGTCAGGCGCCCAAAGTCAATGGGGTTGGGCGCTTCAGGGTGA
- the LOC121747680 gene encoding transmembrane 9 superfamily member 11-like has product MESLHKLKIGAMLGLLALFQLGQGFYLPGSYPHKYGIGDYLNMKVNSLTSIDTEIPFSYYSLPFCQPKEGIKDSAENLGELLMGDRIENSPYRFKMYTNETDIFLCQTKPLSAHEFTLLKKRIDEMYQVNVILDNLPAIRYTKKDGFMMWWTGYPVGVKVQDTYYAFNHLKFTVLVHKYEETNVARVMGTGDAVEVISTVENEASDAPGYMVVGFEVVPCSFRHNADAMKKLKMYSGYPSSISCDPGTVAMEIKENEPVAFTYEVSYLERDIKWPSRWDAYLKMEGAKVHWFSILNSLMVITFLAGIVLVIFLRTVRRDLTRYEEVDKESQAHMNEELSGWKLVVGDAFRAPTNPSLLCVMVGDGVQILGMAVVTILFAALGFMSPASRGTLITGMIFFYMILGVAAGYVAVRLWKTIWCGDHKGWIGVSWKVACFFPGIAFLILTVLNFLLWGSHSTGAIPLALFVVLILLWFCITIPLTLVGGYYGAKAGHIEYPLRSNQIPREIPSQRYPSWLLVLGAGTLPFGTLFIELFFIMSCLWMGRVYYVFGFLFVVLMLLVVVCAEVSLVLTYMHLCVEDWKWWWKSFFASGSVAMYIFFYSLNYLVFDLKSLSGPVSATLYIGYSLFMALAVMLATGTVGFLSSFWFVHYLFSSVKLE; this is encoded by the coding sequence ATGGAATCTTTACACAAATTGAAGATCGGAGCAATGCTTGGTTTGTTAGCATTGTTCCAATTAGGGCAAGGATTCTATCTCCCCGGTAGCTACCCTCACAAGTATGGAATTGGGGATTATTTGAATATGAAGGTCAATTCCTTAACTTCAATTGACACAGAAATCCCCTTCAGCTATTACAGTTTGCCATTCTGTCAGCCCAAAGAGGGCATCAAGGATAGCGCGGAGAATCTCGGTGAGCTCCTTATGGGCGACCGGATAGAGAACTCTCCATACCGGTTTAAGATGTATACGAACGAGACCGACATTTTCCTTTGCCAAACAAAGCCTCTGTCAGCCCACGAGTTCACCCTTTTGAAAAAAAGGATTGATGAAATGTACCAGGTGAATGTGATTCTTGATAACTTACCTGCAATTAGGTACACTAAGAAGGATGGTTTCATGATGTGGTGGACGGGCTATCCCGTTGGCGTCAAGGTGCAGGACACGTATTACGCGTTCAATCACCTCAAGTTCACGGTTCTTGTTCATAAGTACGAGGAGACTAATGTCGCTCGTGTCATGGGCACTGGCGACGCGGTTGAGGTGATCTCCACCGTTGAAAATGAGGCGTCCGATGCACCTGGTTACATGGTTGTCGGTTTTGAGGTCGTGCCTTGTAGCTTTCGCCACAATGCTGATGCTATGAAGAAGTTGAAGATGTATAGCGGTTATCCATCTTCGATTAGTTGTGATCCCGGGACGGTAGCTATGGAGATCAAGGAGAATGAGCCGGTGGCGTTTACGTATGAGGTCTCGTACTTGGAGAGGGATATCAAGTGGCCATCGAGGTGGGATGCGTATTTGAAGATGGAGGGGGCTAAGGTGCATTggttctcaattctcaattcaCTAATGGTTATCACTTTCTTGGCCGGAATCGTGCTTGTGATATTTCTGAGGACCGTGAGGCGGGATCTTACTCGATACGAGGAGGTGGACAAGGAGAGCCAAGCGCATATGAACGAAGAGTTGTCGGGATGGAAGCTTGTTGTGGGTGATGCCTTTCGTGCGCCTACTAATCCGTCACTTCTTTGTGTCATGGTTGGAGATGGAGTGCAAATTCTTGGAATGGCTGTTGTGACAATCTTGTTTGCTGCTCTCGGGTTTATGTCCCCTGCCTCCCGGGGGACTTTGATTACCGGGATGATTTTCTTCTACATGATTCTTGGTGTCGCAGCTGGTTATGTTGCGGTTCGTTTGTGGAAGACTATCTGGTGTGGTGATCACAAGGGATGGATTGGAGTGTCATGGAAAGTAGCATGTTTCTTCCCGGGAATCGCTTTCCTTATACTCACTGTTTTGAATTTTCTGCTATGGGGTAGTCATAGCACAGGAGCTATCCCTTTGGCATTGTTTGTTGTATTAATATTGCTGTGGTTCTGCATCACTATCCCGTTGACTCTCGTAGGCGGGTACTATGGTGCAAAAGCGGGTCATATTGAGTATCCTCTCCGAAGCAACCAAATCCCGCGAGAAATCCCATCTCAGCGTTACCCCTCCTGGCTTCTGGTGCTTGGGGCAGGCACACTTCCGTTTGGGACGCTGTTCATCGAGCTTTTCTTCATAATGTCGTGCCTGTGGATGGGGCGTGTGTACTACGTGTTTGGATTCCTGTTCGTTGTGCTGATGCTACTGGTGGTGGTGTGTGCAGAGGTGTCGTTGGTTCTAACGTACATGCATCTTTGCGTGGAGGACTGGAAATGGTGGTGGAAATCGTTCTTTGCCTCAGGCTCGGTTGCTATGTACATCTTCTTCTACTCGCTGAATTACCTCGTGTTCGACCTCAAGAGCTTGAGTGGACCTGTCTCCGCAACGCTCTACATTGGATACTCGCTCTTCATGGCCCTCGCTGTGATGCTTGCGACTGGCACGGTTGGCTTCCTTTCGTCGTTCTGGTTCGTACATTACCTCTTTTCCTCGGTGAAGCTGGAGTAG